The Gemmatimonadota bacterium genome has a segment encoding these proteins:
- a CDS encoding oligogalacturonate lyase family protein, with amino-acid sequence MAKGQTYSSEAKALKDKKTGAAIRQMTDHPAVSHNLYFSNPSWMPDGKTIVFTSYRSGHPNLFKMDENSGEMTQLTDMEGFGGFSACPAKDGHRVFYNTGGQVRAVNIETLEESILADFGEGRVGGCSLSADGERLVTPLQHNGHSAVVAVNTDGSGHRIVREPPRAVGHVQVCPTDSDLILYSSDINQRMWEVRIDGSNERPLFKHDKTVWITHETFLGHTDEVIFVHWPYALRGIRVGEDKDRKIAEFNTWHPSPSPDGSRIVCDTTCPDIGLQLIDPETGEHKTLCYPRSSNGGTQWAETVPEDDDKVQADTYGPQWSHPHPSFSPDGKRVIYTSDQTGSSQIYVVEVPD; translated from the coding sequence ATGGCAAAAGGACAGACGTATTCTTCGGAAGCAAAAGCATTAAAAGACAAAAAAACAGGCGCGGCGATCCGGCAAATGACGGACCATCCCGCAGTCAGTCACAACCTGTACTTTTCAAATCCATCCTGGATGCCGGATGGAAAAACCATTGTATTCACCTCATACCGCTCTGGACACCCCAACCTCTTCAAAATGGATGAGAACAGCGGAGAAATGACGCAATTGACCGACATGGAGGGATTCGGTGGATTTTCCGCCTGTCCTGCCAAAGACGGACACCGGGTATTTTACAACACAGGTGGACAGGTTCGCGCCGTGAATATCGAGACACTGGAAGAATCCATCCTGGCCGATTTTGGCGAAGGCCGCGTGGGTGGATGCAGCCTCTCGGCAGACGGAGAACGGCTGGTGACCCCCTTGCAACACAACGGGCATTCGGCAGTCGTAGCGGTGAACACAGACGGATCGGGACACCGGATCGTCCGCGAACCCCCTCGCGCTGTGGGCCATGTGCAGGTCTGCCCGACTGATTCAGACCTCATCCTGTATTCCAGCGATATCAATCAGCGAATGTGGGAAGTGCGAATTGATGGGAGCAACGAACGCCCGCTATTCAAACACGACAAAACCGTGTGGATTACCCACGAAACATTTCTGGGACACACCGACGAAGTCATCTTCGTACACTGGCCCTACGCGTTGCGGGGCATTCGGGTGGGCGAAGACAAAGATCGAAAAATCGCCGAATTCAACACCTGGCATCCATCGCCCAGCCCAGATGGATCGCGCATTGTATGCGACACCACATGTCCAGACATCGGGCTGCAACTGATCGATCCAGAAACAGGTGAACACAAAACCCTGTGTTATCCCCGTAGTTCCAATGGGGGAACGCAATGGGCCGAAACAGTGCCCGAGGACGACGACAAAGTCCAGGCCGATACCTATGGACCCCAGTGGTCTCATCCGCATCCATCGTTCAGCCCAGATGGAAAACGGGTCATCTACACATCGGATCAAACCGGTAGCAGCCAGATTTACGTCGTAGAAGTGCCCGATTAG
- a CDS encoding Gfo/Idh/MocA family oxidoreductase — MAAKEKLRIALVGCGGRGLGVRLPAILLMSDVFELAAICDVDGEKARKIGAEHGVPAYSRLQDLVAHEKLDIAAISTPADSHHAIGAYLAEHGVNLIVETPISPTLQTADVLINAVARNGVKLEIAEQYCRDPLHLIKRQAIDAGAIGDVLRVFALFQTGGYHIVSSVRMMVGDAAPIRVTGLVMDSPIPRVNVSEIRQFTTEHWTMDLVEFENGALAIMSYSSMYHGRALGRKSQTLFQVDGTTGTIVENEIHITTQAQRLSGGRATAYPIHTETREKDGVQVLERMVIETDPPLTWENPWPQYKTSPGRLAIVEEMDSIAQAVRENLPTRYDAQRARRDIEVQVAVEESGRIGRKPVDLPLKKPTIHEIEHLEKFKREYGCDPFDVEACVDVFFPKR, encoded by the coding sequence ATGGCCGCAAAAGAAAAATTGAGAATCGCCCTCGTGGGCTGCGGTGGCCGTGGGCTGGGGGTGCGACTCCCCGCAATCTTGTTGATGTCGGATGTATTCGAACTGGCGGCGATATGCGATGTAGATGGGGAAAAAGCGCGAAAAATAGGCGCTGAACACGGCGTACCCGCCTATTCTCGGTTACAGGACCTGGTCGCACATGAAAAATTGGACATCGCGGCAATAAGCACACCCGCCGACTCACACCACGCCATCGGTGCATATCTGGCTGAACACGGCGTAAACCTGATCGTAGAAACCCCCATTTCACCCACCCTGCAAACCGCAGACGTATTGATCAACGCGGTGGCACGCAACGGCGTAAAACTCGAAATAGCAGAGCAATACTGCCGGGACCCTCTTCACCTGATCAAACGACAAGCCATCGACGCCGGAGCCATTGGAGACGTACTTCGGGTTTTTGCCCTATTTCAAACCGGCGGCTATCACATCGTCAGCAGCGTGCGGATGATGGTAGGCGATGCGGCGCCCATTCGAGTAACGGGATTGGTGATGGATTCGCCAATTCCACGCGTGAATGTAAGCGAAATTCGGCAATTCACCACCGAACACTGGACAATGGACCTCGTCGAGTTTGAGAACGGCGCACTGGCGATAATGTCCTACTCCTCGATGTATCACGGTCGGGCGCTCGGGCGAAAAAGCCAGACATTATTCCAGGTGGACGGCACAACTGGAACCATTGTAGAAAATGAAATACATATAACCACACAAGCACAGCGATTGAGCGGAGGACGAGCCACCGCCTACCCCATCCACACAGAAACCCGTGAAAAAGATGGGGTACAAGTACTGGAACGAATGGTAATCGAAACCGATCCCCCACTGACGTGGGAAAATCCATGGCCCCAATACAAAACATCGCCGGGAAGACTGGCGATTGTAGAAGAAATGGACAGCATTGCCCAGGCAGTTCGGGAAAACCTGCCCACGCGCTATGACGCGCAAAGAGCGCGACGGGACATCGAAGTCCAGGTCGCAGTAGAAGAATCCGGACGCATAGGGCGAAAACCGGTCGATCTGCCATTAAAAAAACCGACAATACACGAAATAGAACACCTCGAAAAATTTAAACGGGAATATGGATGTGACCCATTTGATGTGGAAGCGTGTGTGGATGTGTTCTTTCCAAAGCGATGA